The following coding sequences are from one Humulus lupulus chromosome X, drHumLupu1.1, whole genome shotgun sequence window:
- the LOC133803392 gene encoding zinc finger CCCH domain-containing protein 18 produces the protein MAYEEERVLETQLELQLHEQRDSLAALKDALAFDPNNLELLSVCEEVVQAIKDAEEGLLHLKRARLLREADSVLLASCPTDNVAKVEPLDPTDVEPEPLEENQCYKIGSKCRFRYSDGRWYNGLIVDLDGSSSSAKVSFLNPTSESMLMCNFFLQQRCRFRNNCRLSHGVDVPLSSLKKYIPTIWEQSAVGSSVWAVSNGSGGLWRGGELESWDDELGLGKVVFRDDGSSANLGDEAITLSEYAEMSNEEESDLSSEQSDSSDYDEDSPQGIGFLDSSSKRGIQKETAIFAKWENHTRGIASKMMANMGYREGMGLGVSGQGMVDPINVRVLPAKQSLDLAVESRKKKESKENQGKKRSRGGKRKRDKKFAALTRAAKEREEMAPDVFSLINIQLAKHDEALIGPAQKQQNKDSAEGKKVDRRTLVAYDDEVKDLRMKIEKLEEMANRNRKEKAVYDAAMRKLSETRKALADTVAAHASASNAVMSKEKEKKWLKF, from the exons ATGGCATACGAGGAAGAGAGGGTTCTGGAGACCCAACTGGAGCTCCAATTGCATGAGCAACGTGATTCTCTCGCTGCCCTTAAAGATGCCCTAGCTTTTGATCCTAACAATCTGGAGCTTCTCTCG GTTTGTGAGGAGGTTGTTCAGGCAATTAAAGATGCAGAGGAGGGCCTTCTACATTTGAAACGTGCACGGTTACTTAGAGAAGCTGATTCAGTGCTTCTAGCTTCATGTCCTACTGATAATGTGGCCAAGGTTGAACCTCTCGATCCAACAGATGTTGAGCCTGAACCTTTGGAGGAGAACCAATGTTACAAAATTGGATCGAAATGTAGATTCAGATACTCGGATGGACGATGGTATAATGGTCTAATTGTTGACTTAGATGGTTCTAGTTCTTCAGCAAAGGTTTCTTTCCTCAATCCCACTTCGGAAAGTATGCTG ATGTGCAACTTCTTTCTGCAGCAAAGATGTCGGTTTCGTAATAACTGCCGCTTATCACATG GAGTTGATGTCCCATTATCCTCACTGAAAAAGTATATCCCAACAATATGGGAGCAGTCAGCAGTGGGATCCAGTGTTTGGGCAGTCTCTAATGGTAGCGGTGGTCTTTGGAGGGGAGGGGAGCTTGAGTCATGGGACGATGAACTTGGGCTAGGGAAAGTGGTTTTCCGAGATGATGGAAGCTCTGCAAACCTGGGGGATGAAGCTATAACACTATCAGAGTATGCTGAAATGAGCAATGAAGAAGAAAGTGACTTAAGCTCAGAACAATCTGATTCTAGTGACTATGACGAAGATAGCCCACAGGGCATAGGGTTTTTAGACAGCAGCTCGAAAAGAGGCATCCAGAAAGAAACTGCCATCTTTGCCAAGTGGGAGAACCACACTAGAGGTATAGCTTCCAAGATGATGGCTAATATGGGTTATCGTGAAGGAATGGGATTAGGTGTTTCTGGGCAGGGAATGGTGGATCCTATAAATGTCCGGGTTCTTCCTGCTAAACAATCTCTTGATCTTGCTGTTGAGTCTCGTAAAAAGAAAGAGAGCAAGGAGAATCAAGGAAAGAAGCGGAGCAGAGGTGGCAAGAGGAAACGTGATAAGAAGTTTGCTGCATTAACACGAGCTGCAAAAGAGAGAGAGGAAATGGCACCAGACGTCTTTAGTCTTATCAACATCCAACTCGCAAAGCATGACGAAGCTTTAATTGGTCCAGCACAAAAGCAGCAAAATAAAGATTCTGCAGAGGGGAAAAAGGTCGACCGGAGGACATTGGTTGCATACGATGACGAAGTCAAGGATTTGAGAATGAAGATCGAGAAGCTTGAAGAAATGGCGAACAGGAACAGGAAAGAGAAGGCGGTTTATGACGCGGCAATGAGGAAATTGAGCGAGACTCGGAAAGCATTAGCGGACACAGTGGCAGCTCATGCATCTGCATCAAATGCAGTTATGAGCaaggaaaaagagaaaaaatggcTGAAGTTTTGA